A part of Brassica rapa cultivar Chiifu-401-42 chromosome A05, CAAS_Brap_v3.01, whole genome shotgun sequence genomic DNA contains:
- the LOC103866492 gene encoding protein EFFECTOR OF TRANSCRIPTION 2, whose product MGMDFGNGLSFAAIVPTVYKREDYKRTKHDAVFSNWKVLIGSEDWEDFKKGKDGVGRYRVQNLPRKSCPGLYELGVAVIDQARKLDSDDVLAAYLGQAESVRSRLQSYGRSGAHLRTVNNNNLDGCCESPPDKKAGLFEDIFMKHGSVVYRWAPMGSKREAEATEGMLLSTFDYAWNKGSNGERRHLDLLNKLGDLEFISNRESGVSRVLFPFLRNQERNLSCDVVVGEEEKSTSTKLSRSRPQPVSDKSDEIFSGGSCCSDSVCGVLLENGDCCSRSPVKGRKRCLEHKGQRICRVSPVKPHPETFITRRQDYNTDVVTTCGVILPNMEPCSKRPVPGRKRCEDHKGMRINAFLFLLNRTDREKTVKEEASKPSFCEATTKNGVPCTRSSPKGSKRCWQHKDKENIHPVVAAETQVTCGVKVFDGLVCERSPVKGRKRCEEHKGMRVIIMT is encoded by the exons ATGGGAATGGATTTTGGCAACGGCCTTTCCTTTGCCGCCATTGTCCCCACTGTATACAAAAGAGAAGACTATAAGCGTACCAAACACGACGCCGTTTTCTCCAACTGGAAG GTTCTGATAGGTTCGGAGGATTGGGAGGATTTCAAGAAGGGGAAAGACGGTGTAGGTAGATACAGAGTCCAGAACTTACCTCGTAAATCTTGTCCTGGTCTGTATGAGCTAGGTGTAGCAGTCATTGACCAAGCCCGAAAGCTTGACTCGGATGATGTTCTCGCTGCGTATCTAGGACAAGCTGAAAGTGTTAGATCTAGGCTTCAGTCTTATGGACGATCCGGTGCTCATTTGCGCACTGTTAACAACAACAACCTTGATGGTTGTTGTGAGTCTCCTCCAGATAAGAAGGCGGGTTTGTTTGAGGACATTTTCATGAAACATGGCTCGGTTGTCTATAGATGGGCTCCG ATGGGGTCTAAGAGGGAAGCTGAGGCAACGGAAGGGATGCTATTGAGCACGTTTGACTATGCGTGGAACAAAGGAAGCAACGGGGAGCGACGCCATCTTGATTTGCTTAACAAGCTTGGTGATCTCGAGTTTATTAGCAACAGAGAGTCCGGGGTATCACGTGTGCTCTTTCCTTTTCTCCGGAACCAAGAGAGAAACCTAAGCTGTGATGTTGTTGTTGGTGAAGAGGAGAAGAGTACTAGTACCAAACTCTCCCGATCCAGACCGCAACCGGTTTCAGACAAATCTGATGAGATCTTCTCAGGTGGTTCTTGTTGTTCTGATTCTGTTTGTGGAGTCCTACTTGAAAACGGGGATTGTTGCAGTAGGAGTCCAGTTAAAGGAAGAAAGAGATGCTTAGAGCATAAAGGGCAGAGAATCTGCCGTGTCTCACCGGTTAAACCACATCCCGAGACTTTCATCACCAGAAGACAAGATTACAACACTGATGTTGTTACAACCTGTGGAGTGATCTTACCAAACATGGAGCCTTGCAGCAAGAGACCTGTTCCAGGAAGAAAACGGTGTGAGGATCATAAAGGCATGAGGATCAACGCTTTCCTCTTTCTTCTTAACCGGACAGACCGTGAGAAAACCGTCAAAGAAGAAGCTTCGAAGCCTAGCTTCTGTGAAGCTACAACGAAGAATGGCGTGCCTTGCACAAGAAGCTCTCCTAAAGGAAGCAAGAGGTGTTGGCAACACAAGGATAAAGAGAACATTCATCCGGTGGTAGCCGCCGAAACACAAGTGACGTGCGGTGTTAAAGTGTTTGATGGATTGGTCTGTGAGAGATCTCCGGTTAAGGGACGTAAAAGATGTGAAGAGCATAAGGGAATGAGAGTCATCATCATGACTTAG
- the LOC103866493 gene encoding delta(8)-fatty-acid desaturase 2, with protein MSEQTKKRFITSDDLKKHNQPGDLWISIQGKVYDVSHWVKSHPGGEAAILNLAGQDVTDAFIAYHPGTAWRHLENLHNGYHVKDHHVSDVSRDYRRLAAEFSKRGLFDKKGHVTLYTLTCVAAMLAAVVYGVVACTSIWAHLISAVLLGLLWIQSAYVGHDSGHYNVTSTKPCNKLVQLLSGNCITGISIAWWKWTHNAHHISCNSLDHDPDLQHIPVLAVSSKFFKSMTSRFYGRKLTFDPLARFLISYQHWSFYPIMCVGRINLFIQTLLLLFSRRHVPDRALNIAGILVFWTWFPLLVSFLPNWQERIIFVFLSMAVTAIQHVQFCLNHFAADVYTGPPNGNDWFEKQTAGTLDISCRSYMDWFFGGLQFQLEHHLFPRLPRCHLRGVSPVVQELCKKHNLPYRSLSWWEANVWTLRTLRKAAVQARDVTNPVLENLLWEALNTHG; from the coding sequence ATGTCGGAGCAGACAAAGAAGAGATTCATTACAAGCGATGATCTGAAAAAACACAACCAACCCGGAGATTTATGGATCTCAATCCAAGGCAAAGTCTACGACGTCTCCCACTGGGTTAAATCCCACCCCGGAGGCGAAGCAGCGATCCTAAACCTCGCCGGTCAAGACGTCACCGACGCGTTCATCGCTTACCATCCCGGAACCGCATGGCGCCACCTCGAGAACCTCCACAACGGCTACCACGTGAAAGACCACCACGTGTCCGACGTGTCGCGTGACTACCGTCGTTTAGCCGCGGAGTTTTCCAAACGCGGACTCTTCGATAAAAAAGGTCACGTGACTCTTTACACGCTCACGTGCGTCGCTGCCATGCTCGCGGCGGTTGTATACGGTGTTGTTGCATGCACGAGCATATGGGCCCACTTAATATCCGCCGTCTTGCTGGGCCTTCTCTGGATCCAGAGCGCTTACGTGGGACATGACTCTGGTCATTACAACGTGACGTCAACGAAGCCGTGTAATAAACTCGTCCAGCTTCTGTCTGGTAACTGCATCACCGGGATATCGATCGCGTGGTGGAAATGGACGCATAACGCTCACCATATCTCTTGTAACAGCCTTGACCACGATCCTGATCTCCAGCACATCCCTGTCTTAGCCGTCTCGAGCAAGTTCTTTAAGTCGATGACGTCACGTTTCTATGGGAGGAAGTTGACGTTCGATCCACTAGCTCGATTCTTGATCAGCTACCAACACTGGTCGTTTTATCCAATCATGTGTGTGGGGAGAATCAACCTCTTTATCCAAACGTTACTTTTGCTATTCTCGAGACGTCACGTTCCTGATCGAGCCTTGAACATAGCTGGGATTCTTGTTTTCTGGACGTGGTTTCCTCTTTTAGTATCCTTCCTGCCAAACTGGCAAGAGAGGATCATCTTTGTCTTTTTAAGCATGGCCGTCACGGCGATTCAGCACGTTCAGTTCTGTTTAAACCATTTTGCGGCAGATGTTTACACCGGTCCGCCTAATGGGAACGATTGGTTTGAGAAGCAAACAGCTGGTACGCTTGATATATCGTGTAGGTCGTATATGGATTGGTTCTTTGGTGGGTTGCAGTTTCAGCTAGAGCATCATCTGTTCCCTAGGCTACCGCGTTGCCATCTCAGGGGAGTTTCGCCTGTGGTTCAGGAGCTTTGTAAGAAGCATAATCTACCGTACAGGAGTCTTTCTTGGTGGGAGGCTAATGTGTGGACGCTCAGGACTCTGAGGAAAGCGGCGGTTCAAGCTAGAGATGTGACTAATCCTGTGTTGGAGAATTTGCTATGGGAAGCTCTGAATACTCAtggctag
- the LOC103866494 gene encoding U11/U12 small nuclear ribonucleoprotein 59 kDa protein isoform X1, which yields MNPANYQPPFHWAPMLPPDPPRRGAFWNTKNITDQLKNLQDTIHLAKSMEKELDALRMIKDGKDSMEGVECLRRYVESVKVDLEEQEKLSVEAANSLMSTLRAQLEPFRFVVDESSPWEEKSAAARLSCRMKKSKRNKLWKKKKRRCVAEMRAKEPERFEQADREADEWREKEMAKDMANRKVDEMKAIEKVKAKRERRRLEPELELALIVEEMQELRSLRIEKLKKQGHFLPEEDDKFFESVRAAVEQEENQAPSVTNTEAEENAIASVEDTNLTTDNKIINKDMDKEINDVAAASCEKSIEAPLDSGCENVSNLPVECYHYYYGSNLDMGRLIEIRRDWDAYLSPGGSRIPGHWVQPSPPANEIWASWLVKTPKSDFS from the exons ATGAATCCGGCGAATTACCAGCCTCCGTTCCACTGGGCTCCGATGCTACCTCCCGATCCACCTCGCCGCGGTGCGTTCTGGAACACCAAGAACATAACCGATCAGCTCAAAAACCTCCAAGATACAATCCACCTCGCAAAATCAAT GGAGAAGGAACTAGATGCGTTGAGGATGATCAAAGACGGTAAAGATTCGATGGAAGGGGTAGAGTGTTTGAGGAGATATGTAGAAAGTGTGAAGGTTGATTTGGAAGAGCAGGAGAAGCTTTCAGTGGAAGCTGCTAACTCCTTGATGTCTACGTTAAGAGCACAGCTTGAGCCTTTTAGGTTTGTTGTTGACGAGAGTTCTCCTTGGGAGGAGAAGTCTGCGGCGGCGAGATTGAGTTGTAGGATGAAGAAGTCGAAAAGGAATAAactttggaagaagaagaagagacggTGCGTTGCAGAGATGCGTGCTAAG GAGCCTGAGAGATTTGAACAAGCTGATCGAGAGGCTGATGAGTGGAGGGAAAAGGAAATGGCCAAGGACATGGCTAACAGAAAG GTTGATGAGATGAAGGCAATTGAGAAGGTCAAGGCGAAACGAGAGCGAAGGAGATTAGAACCCGAG CTTGAACTAGCTCTAATCGTTGAGGAAATGCAAGAGTTGCGTTCGCTAAGAATCGAGAAACTGAAGAAGCAAG GTCATTTTCTTCCGGAAGAAGATGACAAGTTCTTCGAGAGCGTTCGTGCTGCGGTGGAGCAAGAGGAGAACCAAGCTCCGTCGGTAACCAATACAGAGGCCGAAGAGAATGCCATTGCCTCCGTGGAAGACACTAATCTAACAACCGATAACAAAATCATCAACAAAGACATGGATAAAGAAATCAATGATGTCGCAGCAGCGTCTTGTGAAAAGTCAATAGAAGCTCCTCTTGACAGTGGTTGCGAAAATGTGTCAAATTTACCGGTGGAGTGTTATCACTACTACTACGGAAGCAATTTGGACATGGGTAGACTTATTGAG ATCAGAAGAGATTGGGATGCATATCTGAGTCCAGGAGGAAG CCGGATTCCTGGACATTGGGTG CAGCCATCGCCACCAGCCAATGAGATTTGGGCTTCATGGCTGGTTAAAACTCCCAAGAGTGATTTTAGTTAG
- the LOC103866494 gene encoding U11/U12 small nuclear ribonucleoprotein 59 kDa protein isoform X2 codes for MNPANYQPPFHWAPMLPPDPPRRGAFWNTKNITDQLKNLQDTIHLAKSMEKELDALRMIKDGKDSMEGVECLRRYVESVKVDLEEQEKLSVEAANSLMSTLRAQLEPFRFVVDESSPWEEKSAAARLSCRMKKSKRNKLWKKKKRRCVAEMRAKEPERFEQADREADEWREKEMAKDMANRKVDEMKAIEKVKAKRERRRLEPELELALIVEEMQELRSLRIEKLKKQGHFLPEEDDKFFESVRAAVEQEENQAPSVTNTEAEENAIASVEDTNLTTDNKIINKDMDKEINDVAAASCEKSIEAPLDSGCENVSNLPVECYHYYYGSNLDMGRLIEIRRDWDAYLSPGGSRIPGHWVQPSPPANEIWASCLVKNSKE; via the exons ATGAATCCGGCGAATTACCAGCCTCCGTTCCACTGGGCTCCGATGCTACCTCCCGATCCACCTCGCCGCGGTGCGTTCTGGAACACCAAGAACATAACCGATCAGCTCAAAAACCTCCAAGATACAATCCACCTCGCAAAATCAAT GGAGAAGGAACTAGATGCGTTGAGGATGATCAAAGACGGTAAAGATTCGATGGAAGGGGTAGAGTGTTTGAGGAGATATGTAGAAAGTGTGAAGGTTGATTTGGAAGAGCAGGAGAAGCTTTCAGTGGAAGCTGCTAACTCCTTGATGTCTACGTTAAGAGCACAGCTTGAGCCTTTTAGGTTTGTTGTTGACGAGAGTTCTCCTTGGGAGGAGAAGTCTGCGGCGGCGAGATTGAGTTGTAGGATGAAGAAGTCGAAAAGGAATAAactttggaagaagaagaagagacggTGCGTTGCAGAGATGCGTGCTAAG GAGCCTGAGAGATTTGAACAAGCTGATCGAGAGGCTGATGAGTGGAGGGAAAAGGAAATGGCCAAGGACATGGCTAACAGAAAG GTTGATGAGATGAAGGCAATTGAGAAGGTCAAGGCGAAACGAGAGCGAAGGAGATTAGAACCCGAG CTTGAACTAGCTCTAATCGTTGAGGAAATGCAAGAGTTGCGTTCGCTAAGAATCGAGAAACTGAAGAAGCAAG GTCATTTTCTTCCGGAAGAAGATGACAAGTTCTTCGAGAGCGTTCGTGCTGCGGTGGAGCAAGAGGAGAACCAAGCTCCGTCGGTAACCAATACAGAGGCCGAAGAGAATGCCATTGCCTCCGTGGAAGACACTAATCTAACAACCGATAACAAAATCATCAACAAAGACATGGATAAAGAAATCAATGATGTCGCAGCAGCGTCTTGTGAAAAGTCAATAGAAGCTCCTCTTGACAGTGGTTGCGAAAATGTGTCAAATTTACCGGTGGAGTGTTATCACTACTACTACGGAAGCAATTTGGACATGGGTAGACTTATTGAG ATCAGAAGAGATTGGGATGCATATCTGAGTCCAGGAGGAAG CCGGATTCCTGGACATTGGGTGCAGCCATCACCACCAGCTAATGAGATTTGGGCTTCTTGTCTTGTTAAAAACTCCAAAGAGTGA
- the LOC103866495 gene encoding reticulon-like protein B5, translating into MAEEIEKSMPAEQSLMDKISEKIHHHDSSSDSEYEKPDSPSAVKAKIYRLFGREKPVHKVLGGGKPADVFLWRDKKLSAAVLGVATAIWVLFELVEYHLLSLLCHVSILALGGLFLWSNAHTFIKKSPPQIPEIHVPEEPFLLIASSLRNELNQGFVILRSIALGRDLKKFLMVVVGLWIISVVGNWCNFLTLVYICFVLLHTVPMMYEKHEDKVDPFAEKAFKELHKHYLVFDEKVVSKIPIASLKAKLG; encoded by the exons atggcGGAAGAGATTGAGAAATCGATGCCGGCGGAGCAATCTCTGATGGACAAGATCTCGGAGAAGATCCACCACCACGACTCGTCGTCCGACTCCGAGTACGAGAAGCCTGATTCGCCGTCGGCTGTGAAGGCGAAGATCTACCGCTTGTTCGGCAGGGAGAAGCCTGTTCACAAGGTCCTCGGCGGTGGAAAGC CTGCTGATGTGTTCTTGTGGAGGGATAAAAAGCTGTCAGCTGCAGTTCTCGGTGTGGCGACTGCTATTTGGGTTCTCTTTGAGCTGGTTGAGTATCATTTGTTGAGTCTCTTGTGTCACGTTTCGATTCTTGCTCTTGGAGGCTTGTTTCTGTGGTCCAATGCTCACACTTTCATCAAGAA GAGTCCACCTCAAATTCCAGAGATCCATGTTCCAGAGGAGCCTTTCCTTTTGATTGCCTCTTCCCTGAGAAACGAACTAAACCAAGGTTTTGTTATCCTGCGAAGCATTGCCTTAGGCAGGGACCTTAAAAAGTTCCTCATG GTTGTTGTTGGTCTATGGATCATCTCGGTGGTGGGGAACTGGTGCAACTTCCTGACTCTGGTGTACATCTGCTTCGTGTTGTTGCACACAGTGCCAATGATGTACGAGAAACACGAGGACAAGGTTGATCCGTTTGCAGAGAAAGCGTTCAAGGAGTTGCACAAACATTACCTTGTGTTCGATGAAAAGGTTGTTTCCAAGATTCCCATTGCTTCCCTCAAGGCTAAGTTGGGTTGA
- the LOC103866496 gene encoding RING-H2 finger protein ATL67, protein MSTAASSSPVFLFHPPLPPSPPHDSNHSYLTTLGFGYSIAIALGFLVLLSTVLLSSYICCRGSRRRTTAVESTSASVILPRVIFVAEEDLEAGDVNVGLDQAVINSYPKFHFSKETSAASSDGFGSGGDTTCSICLCEYREAEMLRMMPECKHYFHLCCLDAWLKLNGSCPVCRNSPLPTPTSTPQSTPLSEVVPLSQYAADRRRARR, encoded by the coding sequence ATGTCAACCGCCGCCTCCTCCTCCCCCGTCTTCCTCTTCCACCCTCCTCTTCCACCGTCGCCTCCACACGACTCCAACCACTCTTACCTCACTACTCTAGGCTTTGGCTACTCCATAGCCATAGCTCTCGGTTTCCTCGTCCTCCTCTCCACCGTCCTTTTATCCTCCTACATCTGTTGCCGCGGCTCTCGCCGCCGCACAACCGCCGTTGAATCCACCAGCGCAAGCGTTATACTCCCTCGCGTAATCTTCGTCGCGGAAGAAGATCTTGAAGCGGGTGACGTCAACGTGGGACTTGACCAAGCCGTCATAAACTCTTACCCTAAGTTCCACTTCTCAAAAGAAACCTCCGCCGCGTCTTCCGATGGTTTTGGCAGCGGTGGAGATACGACTTGTTCGATCTGTTTGTGTGAGTATAGAGAAGCGGAGATGTTGAGGATGATGCCGGAGTGTAAACACTACTTCCATTTATGTTGTCTTGATGCGTGGCTTAAACTAAACGGATCTTGTCCTGTTTGTCGGAACTCGCCGCTTCCGACTCCGACGTCTACGCCTCAGTCAACACCTTTGTCGGAAGTTGTGCCGCTCTCACAATATGCCGCTGACCGGAGGAGAGCAAGAAGATGA
- the LOC103866497 gene encoding late embryogenesis abundant protein At1g64065 — MTEPEHVRPLAPATVLPLSDYPATNKQALHRRRNRIKCLICVTLTSIILITIVLSLVFTVFRVKDPIIKMNGVTVNGLDSTTGTQIQLLGTNISMIVDVSVKNPNSASFRYSNTTTDIYYKGTVVGEARGPPGKARAHRTVRMNMTVDIMIGRFLMDPSLAREVSGSGLLNVWSYTRVGGKVKILGIVKKHVTVKMNCTMAVNITRQAIQDTECKKDIDL; from the coding sequence ATGACCGAACCAGAACATGTTCGTCCGTTAGCTCCGGCGACCGTACTTCCGTTGAGCGATTATCCAGCCACCAACAAACAAGCTCTCCATCGTCGCAGAAACCGAATAAAGTGCTTAATCTGCGTCACACTAACATCTATAATTCTCATCACGATCGTGTTGTCTTTAGTCTTCACGGTGTTCCGAGTCAAAGACCCCATCATAAAAATGAACGGCGTGACAGTCAACGGTCTAGACTCAACCACGGGGACTCAGATCCAACTGTTGGGAACAAACATCTCGATGATCGTCGACGTGTCGGTCAAGAACCCGAACTCTGCGTCGTTTAGGTATTCGAACACAACGACCGATATATATTACAAAGGAACGGTGGTGGGTGAAGCACGTGGGCCACCGGGAAAGGCGAGAGCGCATCGGACGGTGAGGATGAACATGACGGTTGATATTATGATAGGTCGGTTTCTGATGGATCCGAGTTTGGCTCGAGAAGTAAGTGGGTCGGGTCTTTTGAACGTGTGGAGTTACACTAGGGTTGGTGGTAAGGTGAAGATACTGGGGATTGTGAAGAAACACGTAACGGTTAAAATGAACTGCACTATGGCTGTGAACATCACTCGACAGGCTATTCAAGATACTGAGTGCAAGAAAGATATCGATCTTTGA
- the LOC103866499 gene encoding desiccation-related protein At2g46140, whose protein sequence is MASSEQKLVEENGSVISSLLDKAKGFIAEKLANIPTPEATVDDVDFKGVSRQGVDYHAKVSVKNPYSQSIPICQISYILKSATRTIASGTIPDPGSLVGKGTTVLDVPVKVAYGIAVSLMKDIGSDWDIDYQLDIGLTIDIPVVGDITIPVSTKGEIKLPSLRDFF, encoded by the exons atggcaTCATCTGAGCAAAAGTTGGTAGAGGAAAACGGGTCGGTGATCTCAAGCTTGTTGGATAAAGCCAAAGGTTTCATTGCGGAGAAGCTAGCTAATATTCCGACGCCGGAAGCCACCGTTGACGACGTTGATTTCAAAGGCGTGTCACGTCAAGGTGTTGATTATCACGCCAAGGTCTCCGTCAAAAATCCTTACTCTCAATCCATCCCTATTTGTCAGATCTCTTACATCCTCAAGAGTGCCACAAG GACTATCGCGTCTGGCACAATACCGGACCCGGGTTCGTTGGTTGGGAAGGGCACGACGGTTCTGGACGTACCGGTTAAGGTGGCTTATGGCATAGCGGTTAGTCTAATGAAGGACATTGGCTCGGACTGGGACATTGACTATCAACTTGACATTGGTCTAACCATCGACATTCCTGTTGTTGGTGACATTACCATTCCTGTCTCTACTAAGGGGGAGATCAAGCTCCCTTCTCTTCGCGACTTCTTTTAA
- the LOC103866501 gene encoding ribosome biogenesis protein NOP53: protein MGNRSKSSRKGKKAWRANISTEDIEDFFEKSTKDALSGGNLSAAPSEDLFHVDKSHDIPVKRKIEKHREKVLRCDSVLKKNPFVQVVSSSKPKSKISKKKTNVVESKTLKQAQKNVDDGSVMTDLWGDDDNNNGEHEKNPRKIWKMTSTIPAVEVDPAGCSYNPTAESHEDMLAEAVAQEMQKVYKNELGPEPVPLTIDGNNNIEDEAGLLSVCNRIINGKSAYFLGVDNGSEGEEEADAENESSEAGNNKLARTTKRVTRVVLNKRSRQKALRKMETKEKLKEKLSKEIDSLPKILKEIAKDDKEKQNKLIRKKIAKEEVLKIRPPRLGKHKYEAPPVQVLLTEEMTGSLRKLKACCTLARDRFKSLEKRGILVPSKNIRRN from the exons ATGGGTAACAGGTCAAAGAGTTCAAGGAAAGGCAAAAAAGCATGGAGAGCTAACATAAGCACCGAGGACATCGAAGATTTCTTCGAGAAATCCACCAAAGACGCTCTCTCCGGTGGCAACCTCTCCGCCGCTCCCAGCGAGGATCTCTTCCACGTCGACAAATCTCATG acATTCCGGTGAAACGGAAGATTGAGAAACACAGAGAGAAGGTTCTCCGGTGCGACAGTGTTTTAAAGAAGAACCCTTTTGTCCAGGTCGTGTCGTCTTCGAAACCCAAGTCGAAGATTAGTAAGAAGAAGACAAACGTTGTGGAAAGCAAAACACTTAAACAAGCTCAAAAG AACGTTGATGACGGTTCTGTAATGACGGACTTGTGGGGTGATGATGATAATAATAACG GAGAACATGAGAAGAATCCTAGAAAG ATTTGGAAAATGACTTCGACTATTCCAGCAGTAGAAGTTGATCCTGCAGGATGTTCATACAACCCTACAGCTGAAAGCCACGAG GATATGTTAGCTGAAGCAGTTGCTCAAGAAATGCAGAAAGTTTACAAAAATGAGTTAGGTCCTGAGCCTGTTCCTTTGACTATTGATGGAAACAACAACATTGAAGACGAGGCTGGTCTTTTGAGTGTGTGCAATAGAATAATTAATGGGAAGAGTGCGTACTTTCTTGGTGTGGATAACGGTAGTGAAGGTGAAGAGGAAGCAGACGCTGAGAATGAAAGTTCCGAGGCTGGGAATAATAA ACTCGCAAGAACAACGAAGAGGGTAACACGCGTGGTGTTGAATAAGCGATCTAGACAAAAGGCGTTGCGGAAGATGGAGACAAAGGAAAAGTTGAAAGAGAAGTTATCAAAGGAGATTGATAG CTTGCCTAAGATCTTGAAAGAGATAGCCAAAGATGATAAGGAAAAACAGAACAAACTCATACGAAAGAAGATCGCTAAGGAGGAAGTGCTCAAGATACGTCCTCCTCGTTTGGGAAAACATAAGTATGAGGCTCCTCCTGTGCAAGTCCTCTTAACAGAAGAGATGACCGGTTCACTACGTAAGCTGAAGGCATGCTGCACGCTTGCAAGAGATCGGTTCAAGAGCTTGGAGAAGCGAGGAATACTTGTGCCGTCAAAGAACATTAGAAG GAACTAG